A genomic segment from Streptomyces sp. NBC_01233 encodes:
- a CDS encoding ATP-binding protein, with protein sequence MTDRRTRLRRTMVEREAELATVDEALDQLTGPGPDAGGALLAFSGPAGLGKTTLLAELRRRAHARSCTVLAARGGEQEQSQPFHVARQLIQPQLAGTSEQELRAALGGWYSIVGPALGLCAPEQGAPPDPQGLRDGLDWVLTHLVVKRAPVTLVLDDAHWADPESLGWLAAFAPRVEHLPLLLVVAYRPDELPADADAFRRLPGRAGQRPLPLAPLTPAAVAALVREWIGDHADDAFCQEAWAVTTGNPFEAVELAAKVRDKGLPPVEANAPLLRDLAAAQRGSGLVARLERLGSSTVRFAWACAVLGTAIPQDLAARVAALGAEEAVDATGRLRDARILSAATEEPDAGLEFVHPLIATGIYRAIPDALRVALHGKAAAAVVDAGLGPSAAARHLLETHPENDPWVVRILREAAGENLRAGAPEAARRQLARALREPPDFDERAAVLYELGCASLLTEPANTVNHLRAALAEPFDDPALRQGIVIRLAQVLSHSDRLAEASESLAREIPYTQDVRARLRLQSEQFMWDAFNAAETDSPARSRRLARLADRLAGRDLTERYVIGLRAWDACLRGEPVDVVLHHAGRVLERPFSWAHEDRGFEVPVLVAMAHMYADRPGRAEELFEAGTAEFERQGWRGAHLSFAYSLRAYILYRRGRLTGAEDLARAGLRLAERVGRRTPVHWYAIAILLTTLLARGRIDEAWELGREHEYGRPFPAAVVFPDSQTVYAELLLARGQVRAAVAELQEVDRRLTPRGIQNPAWCPWQLHLARAVAADDPHRARALAGDAVRRARAFGAPSGIGQALRVAAEVAVPQDRAALLEEAVTLLAESPAGYELARALAALGSELRDVDLLARAVVTARACGADGLVARATDTLLGLGGTPPCEADGKDGEDGLTQDGLTEEELRAARRAAGRPAPDGSGRPGQGPEWALSAACRKLGSDVPGLPAALEAYAP encoded by the coding sequence ATGACGGACCGCCGGACCCGCTTGCGGCGCACGATGGTCGAACGCGAGGCCGAACTCGCCACCGTCGACGAGGCCCTGGACCAGCTCACCGGTCCCGGGCCCGACGCCGGCGGCGCGCTGCTCGCCTTCTCCGGCCCGGCCGGCCTCGGCAAGACCACCCTGCTCGCCGAACTGCGCCGCCGCGCCCACGCCCGCTCCTGCACCGTCCTCGCCGCCCGCGGCGGGGAACAGGAGCAGAGCCAGCCCTTCCACGTCGCCCGCCAGCTGATCCAGCCCCAGCTGGCCGGCACCTCCGAGCAGGAACTGCGCGCGGCCCTCGGCGGCTGGTACTCCATCGTCGGACCGGCCCTCGGATTGTGCGCACCCGAACAGGGCGCCCCGCCCGACCCCCAGGGCCTGCGCGACGGACTCGACTGGGTCCTCACCCACCTCGTCGTCAAACGCGCCCCCGTCACCCTCGTCCTCGACGACGCCCACTGGGCCGACCCCGAGTCCCTCGGCTGGCTCGCCGCCTTCGCCCCGCGCGTCGAGCACCTCCCGCTGCTCCTCGTCGTCGCCTACCGCCCCGACGAACTGCCCGCGGACGCGGACGCCTTCCGTAGGCTGCCGGGCCGGGCGGGACAGCGCCCGCTTCCTCTCGCGCCGCTCACCCCGGCCGCCGTCGCCGCCCTGGTCCGCGAATGGATCGGAGACCACGCCGACGACGCCTTCTGCCAGGAAGCCTGGGCCGTCACCACCGGCAATCCCTTCGAGGCCGTCGAACTCGCCGCCAAGGTCCGCGACAAGGGCCTGCCCCCGGTCGAGGCGAACGCGCCGCTGCTGCGCGACCTCGCCGCCGCCCAGCGCGGCAGCGGCCTCGTCGCCCGCCTCGAGCGCCTCGGCTCCTCCACCGTCCGCTTCGCCTGGGCCTGCGCCGTCCTCGGCACCGCCATCCCGCAGGACCTCGCCGCCCGGGTCGCCGCCCTCGGCGCCGAGGAGGCCGTGGACGCCACCGGGCGGCTGCGCGACGCGCGCATCCTGTCCGCCGCGACGGAAGAGCCCGACGCGGGGCTGGAGTTCGTCCACCCGCTCATCGCCACCGGCATCTACCGCGCCATCCCCGACGCGCTCCGCGTCGCCCTGCACGGCAAGGCCGCCGCGGCCGTCGTCGACGCCGGACTCGGACCCTCCGCCGCAGCCCGCCACCTGCTGGAGACCCATCCCGAGAACGATCCCTGGGTGGTGCGCATCCTGCGCGAGGCCGCCGGCGAGAACCTCCGCGCCGGCGCTCCCGAGGCCGCCCGCCGCCAGCTCGCCCGCGCGCTGCGCGAGCCCCCGGACTTCGACGAGCGCGCGGCCGTCCTGTACGAACTCGGCTGCGCCTCCCTGCTCACCGAGCCCGCCAACACCGTCAACCACCTGCGGGCCGCCCTCGCCGAGCCCTTCGACGATCCGGCCCTGCGCCAGGGCATCGTCATCCGGCTCGCCCAGGTGCTCTCGCACAGCGACCGCCTCGCCGAGGCCTCGGAATCCCTGGCGCGGGAGATCCCGTACACCCAGGACGTCCGAGCCCGGCTGCGCCTGCAGTCCGAGCAGTTCATGTGGGACGCCTTCAACGCCGCGGAGACCGACTCCCCGGCCCGCTCGCGGCGCCTCGCCCGGCTCGCCGACCGGCTGGCCGGACGCGATCTCACCGAGCGGTACGTCATCGGGCTGCGCGCCTGGGACGCCTGCCTGCGGGGAGAGCCGGTGGACGTGGTGCTGCACCACGCGGGACGCGTGCTGGAGCGGCCCTTCAGCTGGGCCCACGAGGACCGCGGCTTTGAGGTCCCGGTCCTGGTCGCGATGGCCCACATGTACGCCGACCGGCCGGGACGGGCGGAGGAGCTGTTCGAGGCGGGCACCGCCGAGTTCGAACGGCAGGGCTGGCGCGGGGCGCACCTCTCGTTCGCGTACAGCCTGCGCGCCTACATCCTCTACCGGCGCGGGCGGCTCACCGGGGCAGAGGACCTGGCGCGGGCCGGGCTCCGGCTGGCCGAACGCGTGGGCCGGCGCACCCCCGTGCACTGGTACGCCATAGCCATCCTCCTCACGACGCTGCTCGCGCGGGGCCGGATCGACGAGGCCTGGGAGCTGGGACGCGAGCACGAGTACGGCAGGCCCTTCCCGGCGGCCGTGGTCTTCCCCGACTCCCAGACCGTCTACGCCGAACTGCTGCTGGCCCGCGGCCAGGTACGGGCGGCGGTCGCCGAACTGCAGGAGGTCGACCGGCGGCTGACCCCGCGCGGCATACAGAATCCGGCATGGTGCCCGTGGCAGCTGCACCTGGCCCGGGCCGTCGCGGCGGACGATCCGCACCGGGCGCGTGCCCTGGCCGGCGACGCCGTGCGGCGGGCCCGCGCCTTCGGCGCCCCTTCCGGCATCGGCCAGGCCCTGCGGGTGGCGGCCGAGGTCGCGGTGCCGCAGGACCGGGCCGCTCTGCTGGAGGAGGCGGTCACGCTGCTCGCGGAATCACCGGCGGGCTACGAACTGGCCCGCGCCCTGGCCGCGCTGGGCAGCGAGCTGCGGGACGTGGACCTGCTGGCGCGTGCCGTGGTGACGGCCCGCGCATGCGGGGCCGACGGGCTGGTGGCCCGGGCGACCGACACCCTGCTCGGGCTGGGCGGCACCCCGCCGTGCGAGGCGGACGGGAAGGACGGGGAAGACGGGCTCACGCAGGACGGGCTCACGGAAGAGGAGCTCCGGGCGGCGAGGCGGGCGGCGGGCAGGCCCGCCCCGGACGGCTCCGGCCGCCCCGGACAGGGCCCGGAATGGGCCCTGTCCGCGGCCTGCCGCAAGCTCGGTTCCGATGTCCCGGGCCTGCCGGCCGCCCTGGAGGCGTACGCGCCGTAG
- a CDS encoding DUF397 domain-containing protein yields the protein MTSQPLAGWGKPDLDLTEADWQSSSRGAGDVQIAFVEGFIAMRNSERPESPSLIFTPDEWHKFVLNARGGEFDLT from the coding sequence ATGACTTCGCAACCCCTCGCCGGCTGGGGCAAGCCGGACCTCGATCTCACCGAGGCGGACTGGCAGTCGAGCAGCCGGGGAGCGGGTGACGTCCAGATCGCCTTCGTGGAGGGCTTCATCGCGATGCGCAACAGCGAGCGCCCCGAGAGCCCTTCGCTGATCTTCACGCCTGACGAGTGGCACAAGTTCGTACTGAACGCCCGGGGTGGGGAGTTCGACCTGACGTAG
- a CDS encoding thiolase domain-containing protein, with product MSTTGRSGKEPVAVVGIGQTKHVAARHDVSIAGLVREAAARALADAELTWADIDAVVIGKAPDFFEGVMMPELYLADALGAVGKPMLRVHTAGSVGGSTALVASNLVAARVHRTVLTLAFEKQSESNAMWGLSLPVPFQQPLLAGAGGFFAPHVRAYMRRTGAPDTVGSLVAYKDRRNALKNPYAHLHEHDITLEKVQASPMLWDPIRYSETCPSSDGACAMVLTDRAGAARSPKPPAWVHGGAMRSEPTLFAGKDFVSPQAGKDCAADVYRQAGITDPRREIDAVEMYVPFSWYEPMWLENLGFAAEGEGWKLTEAGVTELDGDLPVNPSGGVLSTNPIGASGMIRFAEAALQVRGQAGEHQVPGARRALGHAYGGGAQFFAMWLVGAEEPTP from the coding sequence ATGAGCACAACCGGCAGGTCCGGCAAGGAGCCGGTCGCCGTCGTCGGCATCGGCCAGACCAAGCACGTGGCCGCCCGCCACGACGTGTCCATCGCCGGACTGGTCCGCGAGGCGGCGGCGCGCGCACTCGCCGACGCCGAGCTGACCTGGGCGGACATCGACGCCGTCGTCATCGGCAAGGCCCCCGACTTCTTCGAGGGGGTGATGATGCCGGAGCTGTACCTGGCGGACGCGCTCGGCGCGGTCGGCAAGCCGATGCTGCGCGTGCACACGGCCGGTTCGGTCGGCGGGTCCACCGCCCTGGTCGCCTCCAACCTCGTCGCGGCCCGCGTCCACCGGACCGTCCTCACCCTCGCCTTCGAGAAGCAGTCCGAGTCGAACGCCATGTGGGGGCTCTCCCTCCCCGTCCCCTTCCAACAGCCGCTGCTGGCGGGCGCGGGCGGGTTCTTCGCCCCGCACGTGCGCGCCTACATGCGGCGCACCGGCGCCCCCGACACCGTCGGCTCGCTGGTCGCCTACAAGGACCGGCGCAACGCCCTGAAGAACCCGTACGCACACCTCCACGAGCACGACATCACCCTGGAGAAGGTCCAGGCCTCGCCGATGCTGTGGGACCCGATCCGGTACTCCGAGACCTGCCCCTCCTCGGACGGCGCCTGCGCCATGGTCCTTACCGACCGGGCGGGCGCCGCCCGTTCACCGAAACCGCCCGCCTGGGTGCACGGCGGGGCGATGCGCAGCGAGCCGACCCTCTTCGCGGGCAAGGACTTCGTCTCGCCGCAGGCCGGCAAGGACTGCGCGGCCGACGTCTACCGCCAGGCGGGGATCACGGATCCGCGCCGGGAGATCGACGCGGTGGAGATGTACGTGCCGTTCTCCTGGTACGAGCCGATGTGGCTGGAGAACCTCGGGTTCGCGGCGGAGGGCGAGGGCTGGAAGCTCACCGAGGCGGGGGTCACGGAACTCGACGGGGACCTTCCGGTCAACCCCTCCGGCGGGGTCCTGTCCACCAACCCGATCGGCGCCTCCGGGATGATCCGCTTCGCGGAAGCAGCCCTCCAAGTCCGCGGCCAGGCCGGGGAACACCAGGTTCCGGGAGCCCGGCGGGCCCTGGGCCACGCGTACGGGGGCGGCGCGCAGTTCTTCGCGATGTGGCTGGTGGGGGCCGAGGAACCCACGCCCTGA
- a CDS encoding crotonase/enoyl-CoA hydratase family protein, which produces MGGTEHLTVERHGATLVLTMNRPEAKNALSLPLLVGLYDGWLEADADDTIRSVVLTGAGGDFCAGMDLKALAGKGMAGDRYRDRLKADPDLHWKAMLRHHRPRKPVIAAVEGYCVAGGTEILQGTDIRVAGEGATFGLFEVKRGLFPIGGSTVRLARQIPRTHALEMLLTGRPYSAEEAARIGLVGRVVPDGTALEAALETAERINACGPLAVEAVKASVYETAEMTETEGLASELLRGWPIFDTADAKEGARAFAEKRPALYRRE; this is translated from the coding sequence ATGGGTGGGACAGAACACCTGACCGTGGAACGGCACGGCGCCACGCTGGTGCTCACCATGAACAGGCCCGAGGCGAAGAACGCGCTCTCGCTGCCGCTGCTGGTGGGCCTGTACGACGGCTGGCTGGAGGCGGACGCCGACGACACGATCCGCTCGGTCGTCCTGACCGGCGCCGGCGGGGACTTCTGCGCCGGCATGGACCTCAAGGCGCTGGCCGGGAAGGGGATGGCGGGCGACCGGTACCGGGACCGCCTCAAGGCCGATCCCGACCTGCACTGGAAGGCGATGCTCCGTCACCACCGGCCGCGCAAGCCGGTGATCGCGGCGGTGGAGGGCTACTGCGTGGCGGGCGGGACGGAGATCCTGCAGGGCACGGACATCCGGGTGGCGGGCGAGGGGGCCACCTTCGGGCTCTTCGAGGTCAAGCGGGGGCTGTTCCCGATCGGCGGCTCCACGGTGCGGCTGGCGCGCCAGATCCCGCGCACGCACGCCCTGGAGATGCTGCTGACCGGGCGCCCGTACTCCGCGGAGGAGGCGGCGCGGATCGGGCTCGTCGGGCGGGTGGTGCCGGACGGCACGGCGCTGGAGGCGGCGCTGGAGACCGCGGAGCGGATCAACGCGTGCGGGCCGCTGGCAGTGGAGGCGGTGAAGGCGTCGGTCTACGAGACGGCCGAGATGACGGAGACGGAGGGGCTGGCCTCGGAGTTGCTGCGGGGGTGGCCGATCTTCGACACGGCGGATGCGAAGGAGGGGGCGCGGGCCTTCGCGGAGAAGCGGCCCGCGCTGTACCGGCGGGAGTAG
- a CDS encoding acyl-CoA synthetase, which produces MEYNLADLFESVVDVVPDREALVYVDHPGTGAERRLTYAELDAAANRIAHHLLDSGLKPGEHLGLHLYNGIEYLQTILACLKARLVPVNVNYRYVEEELVYLYNDADLAALVFEGEFTERVAAALPQTAKLRHLIRVGEAPGGAPEPSVAPVAYAGAETAGSAERGFPPRSPDDLFIIYTGGTTGMPKGVMWRAEDLFFAGLFGGEPSGEPVKRPEELAERVASKGAGLTFFPAPPLMHGTSTLTSFIAFNYGQRVVIHRKYAPEEVLRTIEKEKVSSVSLVGDAMLRPLIDALNGPLQGTDLSSLFSVSSSGAIMSETVRAEFQRLVPNVLLLNNFGSSESGSNGRAADDSGPEKGFRLVVNDRTQVVDPVTHEPVAVGVPGRLAQRGHVPLGYYNDPAKTAETFFRKGAERWVLLGDMATVDEQGIVTVLGRGSQCINTGGEKVYPEEVEQALKSHPDVYDALVAGVPDPTWGSHVAAVVQVRAGSPVPTLDEIQSHCRTRLAGYKIPRQLVVAPAIQRSPSGKADYRWAKAVATEAATAPQG; this is translated from the coding sequence GTGGAGTACAACCTTGCCGACCTGTTCGAGTCGGTCGTGGACGTGGTCCCGGACCGTGAGGCCCTCGTCTACGTGGACCACCCCGGGACCGGCGCCGAGCGCCGCCTCACGTACGCGGAACTGGACGCGGCGGCGAACCGGATCGCGCACCACCTGCTGGACAGCGGCCTGAAGCCCGGCGAGCACCTGGGGCTGCACCTCTACAACGGGATCGAGTACCTCCAGACCATACTGGCCTGCCTCAAGGCCCGGCTGGTCCCGGTGAACGTCAACTACCGGTACGTGGAGGAGGAGCTGGTCTACCTCTACAACGACGCCGATCTCGCCGCGCTCGTCTTCGAGGGCGAGTTCACCGAGCGGGTCGCGGCCGCGCTGCCGCAGACGGCGAAGCTCCGGCACCTGATCCGGGTCGGGGAGGCCCCCGGGGGAGCCCCGGAGCCCTCGGTCGCGCCGGTGGCGTACGCCGGCGCCGAGACGGCAGGCTCGGCCGAGCGGGGTTTCCCGCCGCGCAGCCCCGACGACCTGTTCATCATCTACACCGGCGGCACGACGGGCATGCCCAAGGGCGTCATGTGGCGGGCGGAGGACCTCTTCTTCGCCGGGCTCTTCGGCGGCGAGCCGTCGGGCGAGCCGGTGAAGCGGCCGGAGGAGCTGGCCGAACGGGTCGCGTCGAAGGGCGCCGGGCTCACCTTCTTCCCCGCTCCCCCGCTGATGCACGGCACGTCGACCCTGACCTCGTTCATCGCCTTCAACTACGGCCAGCGGGTGGTCATCCACCGCAAGTACGCGCCCGAAGAGGTGCTCCGCACGATCGAGAAGGAGAAGGTCTCCAGCGTGTCGCTGGTCGGCGACGCGATGCTCCGGCCGCTCATCGACGCCTTGAACGGCCCGCTCCAGGGCACGGACCTGTCCTCTCTGTTCAGCGTGTCCTCCTCCGGGGCGATCATGTCCGAGACGGTGCGCGCCGAGTTCCAGCGGCTGGTGCCGAACGTGCTGCTCCTGAACAACTTCGGGTCGTCCGAGTCCGGATCCAACGGCCGGGCCGCGGACGACTCCGGCCCGGAGAAGGGCTTCCGCCTGGTGGTCAACGACCGTACGCAGGTGGTGGACCCGGTGACGCACGAGCCGGTCGCGGTAGGCGTGCCGGGGCGGCTCGCGCAGCGCGGGCACGTCCCGCTCGGCTACTACAACGACCCGGCCAAGACCGCCGAGACCTTCTTCCGGAAGGGCGCGGAGCGCTGGGTGCTGCTCGGCGACATGGCGACGGTCGACGAGCAGGGCATCGTCACGGTGCTCGGGCGGGGCTCGCAGTGCATCAACACGGGCGGCGAGAAGGTGTATCCGGAGGAGGTGGAACAGGCGCTGAAGTCCCACCCCGACGTGTACGACGCCCTGGTCGCCGGTGTCCCGGACCCGACGTGGGGCAGCCACGTGGCGGCCGTGGTCCAGGTCCGCGCCGGTTCACCGGTGCCGACCCTGGACGAGATCCAGAGCCACTGCCGCACCCGCCTGGCGGGCTACAAGATCCCGCGCCAACTGGTCGTCGCACCCGCCATCCAACGCTCCCCGAGCGGCAAGGCCGACTACCGCTGGGCGAAGGCGGTGGCGACGGAGGCGGCCACGGCCCCCCAGGGGTAG
- a CDS encoding SAM-dependent methyltransferase, with translation MNREQISRIAHADHPIKAPLDDESVNRLLERGAPRGDERVLDLGCGGGEWLLRALAARPRLHAEGVDISEDALAQARSAAGRLGLRERLVLHERPAEDFVSPQPFDLVLSVGATHAFGGLLPTLAAARRHLAPGGRVLMGEGFWDRTPSQEAIEMLGDFTDLATTVDRVVADGWTPVCGHVSTRRELDDYEWACWGSLASWALDHPAHQDSAQALETATLRRSEWLRVYRDTWGFVSLVLRRTAD, from the coding sequence GTGAACCGTGAACAGATCTCCCGGATCGCCCATGCCGATCACCCGATCAAGGCCCCGCTCGACGACGAATCCGTGAACCGGCTCCTCGAACGCGGCGCCCCGCGTGGCGACGAGCGCGTGCTCGACCTCGGTTGCGGCGGCGGGGAATGGCTCCTCCGCGCCCTGGCCGCGCGACCGCGGCTGCACGCCGAGGGCGTCGACATCTCCGAGGACGCCCTTGCGCAGGCCCGCTCGGCGGCGGGCCGGCTCGGCCTCCGGGAACGCCTCGTCCTCCACGAGCGGCCAGCCGAGGACTTCGTCTCGCCACAGCCGTTCGACCTCGTGCTGAGCGTCGGGGCCACACATGCCTTCGGCGGTCTGCTCCCCACCCTCGCGGCGGCCCGCAGGCACCTGGCTCCGGGCGGCCGCGTCCTGATGGGCGAAGGGTTCTGGGACCGCACCCCCTCCCAGGAGGCGATCGAGATGCTCGGGGACTTCACCGACTTGGCGACCACCGTGGACCGTGTCGTGGCCGACGGATGGACCCCCGTCTGCGGGCACGTCAGCACGCGCCGCGAGCTGGACGACTACGAATGGGCCTGCTGGGGGTCGCTGGCCTCGTGGGCCCTGGACCACCCTGCTCATCAGGACAGCGCGCAAGCCCTCGAAACCGCCACCCTCCGGCGCTCCGAATGGCTGCGCGTCTACCGGGACACCTGGGGCTTCGTCTCCCTGGTGCTGCGCCGGACTGCCGACTGA
- a CDS encoding thiolase domain-containing protein, producing the protein MARYAREVAVVAFAQSDHLRRTDELSEVEMVMPVLHQVLAATGLKAGEIGFTCSGSSDYLAGRAFSFTMTLDGVGAWPPISESHVEMDGAWALYEAWVKIQTGEADTALVYSYGKSSPGSVRDVLTRQLDPYYVAPLWPDSVALAALQAQALIDAGETDEPALAAIGARSRAAAETNPHAQLSGSVPQGDYQVRPLRTGDCPPIGDGVAAVILAAGDLARQLCERPAWITGIDHRIEAHSLGLRDLTDSPSTRIAAEHAGVFEAPVDTAELHAPFSSQEVVLRKALGLGDGVSVNPSGGALAANPVMAAGLIRIGEAAARIHRGESDRAVAHATSGPCLQQNLVAVLEGDRA; encoded by the coding sequence ATGGCCCGATACGCCCGTGAGGTCGCGGTGGTCGCCTTCGCGCAGAGCGACCACCTGCGCCGCACCGACGAGCTCAGCGAAGTCGAGATGGTCATGCCGGTCCTGCACCAGGTGCTGGCCGCGACCGGCCTGAAGGCCGGGGAGATCGGCTTCACCTGCTCCGGCTCCAGCGACTACCTGGCCGGCCGCGCCTTCTCCTTCACCATGACCCTCGACGGGGTCGGCGCCTGGCCGCCGATCTCCGAGTCGCACGTGGAGATGGACGGCGCCTGGGCCCTCTACGAGGCCTGGGTCAAGATCCAGACCGGCGAGGCCGACACCGCGCTCGTCTACTCCTACGGAAAGTCCTCGCCCGGCTCGGTACGGGACGTCCTGACCCGGCAGCTCGACCCGTACTACGTGGCGCCCCTCTGGCCCGACTCGGTGGCCCTCGCCGCCCTCCAGGCCCAGGCCCTCATCGACGCGGGCGAGACCGACGAGCCCGCCCTGGCCGCCATCGGAGCGCGCAGCCGGGCCGCCGCCGAGACCAACCCGCACGCCCAGCTGAGCGGTTCGGTGCCCCAGGGCGACTACCAGGTCCGGCCGCTGCGCACCGGGGACTGCCCACCCATCGGAGACGGCGTGGCCGCCGTGATCCTGGCGGCCGGCGACCTGGCCCGGCAGCTGTGCGAACGCCCGGCCTGGATCACCGGCATCGATCACCGCATCGAGGCGCACAGCCTCGGCCTGCGCGACCTCACCGACTCCCCGTCCACCCGGATCGCCGCCGAACACGCGGGTGTCTTCGAGGCGCCGGTGGACACGGCGGAACTCCACGCACCGTTCTCCTCCCAGGAAGTGGTGCTCCGCAAGGCACTCGGGCTCGGGGACGGCGTGAGCGTCAACCCCTCCGGCGGGGCGCTCGCGGCCAACCCGGTCATGGCCGCAGGCCTGATCCGCATCGGGGAGGCGGCCGCCCGCATCCACCGCGGCGAGTCCGACCGGGCCGTCGCCCACGCCACCTCCGGCCCCTGCCTCCAGCAGAACCTGGTCGCCGTCCTGGAAGGGGACCGAGCATGA
- a CDS encoding Zn-ribbon domain-containing OB-fold protein: MTAASPPQVLRAPLVVEFPFTRSLGPVQSAFLTGLREGVVLGVRTADRKVMVPPVEYDPVTAEEIRELVEVAATGTVTTWAWNDRPRPHQPLDTPFAWVLVKLDGADTALLHVLDAPGPEAVHTGMRVRVRWAAERTGAITDIACFEPYEGPAGGEAAPHDGDFAGAVTGIVAQARLDYVYSPGRAQTAYINALSEQKTVGERCPSCQKVYVPPRGACPTCGVATTDQVEVGPAGTVTTYCIVNIKARNLDIEVPYVYAHIALDGAGLALHGRIGGIPYDQVRMGLRVEPVWTEGGRYPDHYRPTGEPDADYDAYKELI; the protein is encoded by the coding sequence ATGACAGCTGCCTCCCCACCGCAGGTGCTCCGCGCGCCCCTGGTCGTCGAGTTTCCGTTCACCCGGTCCCTCGGGCCCGTCCAGAGCGCCTTCCTCACGGGTCTGCGCGAAGGCGTCGTCCTCGGGGTGAGGACCGCCGACCGGAAGGTGATGGTCCCGCCCGTCGAGTACGACCCCGTCACCGCCGAGGAGATCCGCGAGCTCGTCGAGGTCGCCGCCACCGGCACCGTCACCACCTGGGCGTGGAACGACCGGCCCCGCCCCCACCAGCCCCTGGACACCCCCTTCGCCTGGGTGCTGGTCAAGCTCGACGGTGCGGACACCGCCCTCCTGCACGTCCTCGACGCGCCCGGTCCCGAGGCCGTGCACACCGGCATGCGGGTGCGCGTCCGCTGGGCCGCCGAGCGCACCGGGGCCATCACCGACATCGCCTGCTTCGAACCGTACGAGGGCCCGGCGGGCGGCGAGGCCGCCCCGCACGACGGGGACTTCGCCGGCGCCGTCACCGGCATCGTCGCGCAGGCCCGCCTGGACTACGTCTACAGCCCCGGCCGCGCCCAGACCGCGTACATCAACGCCCTCTCCGAGCAGAAGACGGTCGGCGAGCGCTGCCCCTCCTGCCAGAAGGTGTACGTACCTCCGCGCGGCGCCTGCCCCACCTGCGGCGTGGCCACCACCGACCAGGTGGAGGTCGGCCCCGCGGGCACGGTCACCACGTACTGCATCGTCAACATCAAGGCCAGGAACCTCGACATCGAGGTCCCGTACGTCTACGCACACATCGCCCTCGACGGCGCCGGCCTCGCCCTCCACGGCCGGATCGGCGGCATCCCGTACGACCAGGTGCGCATGGGCCTGCGGGTCGAGCCCGTGTGGACGGAGGGCGGCCGCTACCCCGACCACTACCGCCCCACCGGCGAGCCGGACGCGGACTACGACGCGTACAAGGAGCTCATCTGA
- a CDS encoding ACT domain-containing protein, whose translation MSGENDLRKLLSGMRPELNEGRYVFCTVPGGTVPAGTAPVATVLEREGLTLVLRQEDADAAGLAYDYTAGWITLRIHSALDAVGLTAAFANELGAHGLSCNVIAGYHHDHLFVAADRAAEAVAVLEDLAARSARD comes from the coding sequence ATGAGTGGAGAGAACGATCTGCGCAAGCTCCTGAGCGGTATGCGGCCCGAGTTGAACGAGGGGCGGTACGTCTTCTGTACCGTCCCCGGGGGTACCGTGCCCGCCGGGACCGCCCCCGTCGCCACCGTTCTGGAGCGAGAGGGGCTCACCCTGGTCCTGCGGCAGGAGGACGCCGACGCCGCCGGTCTCGCCTACGACTACACCGCCGGCTGGATCACCCTGCGGATCCACTCCGCGCTCGACGCCGTCGGCCTCACCGCGGCCTTCGCCAACGAACTCGGCGCGCACGGCCTGAGCTGCAACGTCATCGCCGGCTACCACCACGACCACCTGTTCGTGGCCGCCGACCGGGCCGCCGAGGCCGTGGCCGTCCTGGAGGACCTCGCGGCACGTTCCGCACGGGACTGA